A stretch of DNA from Pseudonocardia hierapolitana:
GTGGCCACCCCGCCTGCGCGCGACCTGGACCTGCAGCGCTGGACCGGGCGCACCTGCGTCTCGGTCGCCGCCCTCGAGGCGCAGCTCACCCTCGCCAGAAGGCGGGGATGGGCGAGCGACACGGGGGAGTACGAGTCGGGCACCGGCGGCGCGGCGGCGCCCTTGCGGGCGAGCGGCGGGATCGTGGTCGGCGCGATCGGCGTGGTCGGCCCGGTCGAGGAGCTCTACGGCATCGGCGGCGAGCTGCGCCCGTGGCTGGCGGAGCAGCTGGTGGCCGCGGCGCGCGAGATCTCGGCAGAGCTGGTGGCCAGCCCGTGAGCGAGCGCGTCGTCGCAGCCATCGACCAGGGCACCACCTCCACCCGGTGCCTGCTGTTCAACCGGTCCGGGCGGATGCTCGCCGTTGCCCAGCGGGAGCACCGTCAGCACTACCCGCGGCCGGGGCTCGTGGAGCACGACGCGGCGGAGATCTGGCGCAACGTCACCCGGGTCGTGCCCGCGGCGCTCAAGAGCGCAGGCCTCACGCCGGACGACATCGTGGGGCTCGGCATCGCCAACCAGCGCGAGACCACGGTGATCTGGGACCGGCACACGGGGGTGCCGCTCGCGCGGGCGATCACCTGGCAGGACACGCGCACCGACGGCATCGTCGCCCGGCTCGTCGAGGACGGGCACGCGCCGTTGATCACGTCCATCTGCGGGCTCCCGCCCGCCACGTACTTCGCGGGCCCGCGGCTGCGGTGGCTGCTCGACCACGTGCCCGGGGCGCGCGAGCGCGCCGAGGCGGGGGACGTGCTGTTCGGCACGATGGAGAGCTGGCTCATCTGGCGGCTCACCGGTAGGCACGTCACCGACGTCACGAACGCGAGCCGCACGATGCTCATGGACGTCAGGACGCTGCAGTGGTCGGACAAGCTGCTCGACGTGCTGCGGGTGCCGCGTCGGATGCTGCCGGAGATCCGGCCCAACGCCGAGGTCTACGGCACCTGCACCACGCTGCTGCCGGGTGTGCCGGTGGCCGGGGCGCTCGGCGACCAGCAGGCCGCGCTCGTGGGCCAGGCCTGCTTCGCCCCCGGGGAGATCAAGTGCACCTACGGCACCGGTGCCTTCCTGCTGATGAACACGGGGCACCGGCTCGCCGAGTCGACGCACGGCCTGATCCCGACCGTCGGGTACCTGCTCGGAGACACGCCCGTGTACGCCCTCGAAGGCGCGATCGCGGTCACCGGCTCGCTGGTGCAGTGGTTCCGCGACTCACTCGGGATGATCGGCACCGCCGCCCAGATCGAGACGCTCGCCAGCACGGTCCCGGACAACGGCGGCTGCTACATCGTCCCGGCGTTCTCCGGCCTGTACTCGCCGCGCTGGCACCCCGAGGCGCGTGGCGTGATGGTCGGGCTCACCTCGTTCATCAACCGTGGCCACCTCGCCCGCGCCGTGCTCGAAGCCACCGGCTGGCAGACGCGCGAGGTCGTCGACGCGATGAACGCCGACTCCGGGGTGCCGGTCGCCCGGCTGAAGGTCGACGGCGGGATGACGGCCAACCACCTGCTCATGCAGTTCGTCGCCGACGTGCTGGACGTGCCGGTGGAGCGCCCGCTCGGCTCCGAGGCCGTCTCGCTCGGTGCGGCCTACGCGGCGGGCCTCGCCGTCGGGTACTGGCCGGACCTGGAGGTGCTGCGCGCCAACTGGCACCGCGCCGCCGCGTGGGAGCCCGCGATGGACGACGACCTGCGCCGCCGCGAGCACGAGAACTGGGGGCGGGCGGTCAACCGCAGCTACGGCTGGGTGCAGACCCCGACACCCGACTGACCGGCAGGCCGGTCAGGCAGCGTCGCGCGGCAGCGTGGTGGACCACACGGTGTTCCCGCGCAAGGCATCGGTGAGCTCGTCGAGGTCCTCCACGACGAGGCGGGCGCCGGCCAGCTCACCGGGCTCGGCGTAACCCCAGGTGACGCCGATCGTCGGCACGCCGTGCGCCGCGGCGCCCTCGACGTCGTGGTGCCGGTCGCCGACCAGCACCACAGGGGCGAGCGCGGGGTCGAGGCCGAGCCGCTCGAGCACCGAGCCGACGACGGCGGCCTTGCCCACCCGGCCGGCCACGTGGTCGGCACCACCGACGAGGTCGAGGTGGCTCGCGAGCCCCGTGCCCGCGACGATCTTGCGCGCCAGCTCCTCGGGCTTGGAGGTCGCGGTGGCGAGGCGGAACCCGTCGTCGTGCAGCCGTTCCAGCAGCTCGGGGATCCCCGGGTACACGGGCGTGACCGTGGCCGCGACCGCGTCGTAGGAGGTCCGGTAGGCGACGATGGCGGCCGCCGTCTGTTCCTCGGTCAGGCCGAGCTCGGGCAGGGCCGTCTCGAACGGCGGGCCGACCAGCAGGCGCAGCCGCGCGGCGTCGGGCACCGGGAAGCCGACTTCGGCGATGGCCGCGGCCAGGTGCTCGACGATCGTGGACGCCGAGTCGACGAGGGTGCCGTCGAGGTCGAGGAGGACGGTGCGCACTGATCGCATGCTACGTGGGGCCCGAGGTGGCCCCGGTGTGCGGCGTGCGGTAGGTCTGCGTCGTGCAGCTGCGCAAGCTGGTGGTCGGGGCCGCGATGGTGGTCGAGAGCGTCGTGCAGGCGGGGGTGCTGCTCACCCTGCGCGTCCGGGGCCGGCACCT
This window harbors:
- the glpK gene encoding glycerol kinase GlpK codes for the protein MSERVVAAIDQGTTSTRCLLFNRSGRMLAVAQREHRQHYPRPGLVEHDAAEIWRNVTRVVPAALKSAGLTPDDIVGLGIANQRETTVIWDRHTGVPLARAITWQDTRTDGIVARLVEDGHAPLITSICGLPPATYFAGPRLRWLLDHVPGARERAEAGDVLFGTMESWLIWRLTGRHVTDVTNASRTMLMDVRTLQWSDKLLDVLRVPRRMLPEIRPNAEVYGTCTTLLPGVPVAGALGDQQAALVGQACFAPGEIKCTYGTGAFLLMNTGHRLAESTHGLIPTVGYLLGDTPVYALEGAIAVTGSLVQWFRDSLGMIGTAAQIETLASTVPDNGGCYIVPAFSGLYSPRWHPEARGVMVGLTSFINRGHLARAVLEATGWQTREVVDAMNADSGVPVARLKVDGGMTANHLLMQFVADVLDVPVERPLGSEAVSLGAAYAAGLAVGYWPDLEVLRANWHRAAAWEPAMDDDLRRREHENWGRAVNRSYGWVQTPTPD
- a CDS encoding HAD hydrolase-like protein — translated: MRTVLLDLDGTLVDSASTIVEHLAAAIAEVGFPVPDAARLRLLVGPPFETALPELGLTEEQTAAAIVAYRTSYDAVAATVTPVYPGIPELLERLHDDGFRLATATSKPEELARKIVAGTGLASHLDLVGGADHVAGRVGKAAVVGSVLERLGLDPALAPVVLVGDRHHDVEGAAAHGVPTIGVTWGYAEPGELAGARLVVEDLDELTDALRGNTVWSTTLPRDAA